The following nucleotide sequence is from Dialister pneumosintes.
TCACATGGTATTAGCGTTACAGTTGGTATATTAGAAAAAGAAGCAAAAAAAGTTAATGATATTTTTTTAAAATATATAGTGTATCAAACTCCTTTTGTATTGTATAAAGCAGCGATGTCATTGGATGGAAAAATTGCTTGTTATACAGGAGATTCTCGATGGGTTAGCAGTGAAGAATCAAGAAAAGATGTGCATAAACTTCGTAGTGTATATACAGGAATTATGGTAGGGGCAGGTACTATTATTGCAGATAATCCTCGACTTACAGCACGTATAGAAGGGGCTATAAATCCTATTAGAATTATTGTAGATGGAAATTTATCTATTCCAACTACAGCTCGTGTATTTAAGGAAAAAGGAAGAAATATTATATTAACAACTTCTGACGCTTCAAACTCTAAAAAAAATGAATTTGAAAACCTTGGGGCGGAGATATTTTGTTATGATAGCTCCTTTATAGGTAAAGTGGATTTAAAAAAAGCCATGATAGGATTAGGTTCTTTAGGTATTGATTCTATTTTATTAGAAGGTGGACCTACGCTGGCTACTGAAGCATTGAAAGCCGGAATTATTGACAAAGTACGCTTTTATT
It contains:
- the ribD gene encoding bifunctional diaminohydroxyphosphoribosylaminopyrimidine deaminase/5-amino-6-(5-phosphoribosylamino)uracil reductase RibD, encoding MSEEIDKKYMRRALTLALKGRGYTRPNPIVGAVLVKDDRIIGEGWHKKFGDSHAEVNAFTSALEDPTGATLYITLEPCSHYGKTPPCADLIIKKKVARVVCAMQDPNPVVSGRGLELLQSHGISVTVGILEKEAKKVNDIFLKYIVYQTPFVLYKAAMSLDGKIACYTGDSRWVSSEESRKDVHKLRSVYTGIMVGAGTIIADNPRLTARIEGAINPIRIIVDGNLSIPTTARVFKEKGRNIILTTSDASNSKKNEFENLGAEIFCYDSSFIGKVDLKKAMIGLGSLGIDSILLEGGPTLATEALKAGIIDKVRFYYAPKIIGGNQAISSFVGKGVPTMDKSLLLNDVSYETLGEDFVIEAYLRKPYKLDALN